One window of the Corvus moneduloides isolate bCorMon1 chromosome 10, bCorMon1.pri, whole genome shotgun sequence genome contains the following:
- the LOC116448847 gene encoding mucin-5AC-like: protein MTGGTGGLPLLLLSLAVLDLPLETTALLPNTTSSTAATFPPSRHATSTPGMPMGNFTPSASTARQSSPAASNTTTPQVRGSTAHSTPVSLGLGPATTSSTPAQLEPATSSTTARLEPTTSSTTARLEPTTSSTTARLEPTTSSTTARLGLTTTSSTSAGLGLTTTSSTSAGLEPTTSGTSAGLGLTTTSTPAPTSMAMTPNCDKMTTFTSVGTSTALAVSSFGVEMSMLPPLTSTLLSSTLVGTTFGTSTHQGPATTTLLDNTFPGTGSTSSITPAVTDTSDEPSMSPSHTTVSLVTTTEVPGSTPVPSQPIGTTAKTTPGTSTPTEPETSSDTAEVTAMDVTATVSPALPTSSTPMESSTLLPTTDSISTATLLSSSPETEASTPEGSGTSPETGNTSPPTAPPPTETTDDSTEALTALTDTTGSPVISTSDPMSSPSSSYTDIFPSTMESTPGTEPSSPATSSAQTSEVTLSTPTDLTMLPPVCPSGSSNTSASHLFLSLRLTTPLDLGNTTVQELVLSQLRKDLQTAFPCAGLSLAWRGRRRT from the exons ATGACTGGGGGCACGGGAgggctgcccctgctgctgctgagccttgCTGTGCTGGATCTCCCGCTGG AGACCACGGCACTGCTGCCCAACACCACCTCAAGCACTGCAGCAACCTTCCCTCCCTCCCGACATGCAACCTCCACCCCAGGGATGCCAATGGGTAACTTTACACCCAGTGCTTCTACGGCTCGGCAGAGTAGCCCGGCAGCCTCCAACACCACCACACCACAGGTGAGgggcagcacagctcacagcacCCCTGTGTCACTTGGGCTGGGACCTGCCActaccagcagcaccccagcacagctggaaccCGCCACCAGCAGTACCACAGCACGGCTGGAACCCACTACCAGCAGTACCACAGCAAGGCTGGAACCCACCACCAGCAGTACCACAGCACGGCTGGAACCCACTACCAGCAGTACCACAGCACGGCTGGGGCTCACCACCACCAGCAGtacctcagcagggctggggctcaccaccaccagcagtacctcagcagggctggaaccCACCACCAGCGGtacctcagcagggctggggctcacCACCACCAGCACGCCAGCTCCAACCTCCATGGCCATGACACCCAACTGTGACAAGATGACCACTTTCACGTCTGTGGGgaccagcacagccctggctgtcaGCTCATTTGGAGTTGAAATGAGCATGCTGCCTCCCCTCACCTCTACTCTTCTCTCCTCCACCTTAGTGGGCACCACGTTTGGCACCAGCACCCACCAAGGGCCAGCCACAACCACACTGCTTGACAACACATTCCCAGGGACCGGCAGCACCTCTTCTATCACTCCAGCAGTGACAGACACTTCAGATGAGCCCTCAATGTCCCCATCACACACCACGGTCTCCCTTGTTACCACCACAGAGGTCCCTGGGAgcacccctgtccccagccagccAATTGGGACCACAGCCAAGACCACCCCTGGTACCTCCACCCCAACAGAACCAGAGACCTCCAGTGACACTGCAG AGGTCACTGCCATGGATGTGACAGCAACTgtgtccccagctctccctACCTCCTCAACACCTATGGAGAGCTCAACACTGCTGCCTACCACTGACTCCATCAGCACAGCcaccctcctttcctccagcccTGAAACAGAAGCCTCCACCCCAGAGGGGTCCGGCACATCCCCAGAGACTGGCAACACCTCACCGCCCACCGCGCCTCCTCCCACTGAAACTACAGACGATTCAACCGAGGCCTTGACAGCCCTGACAGACACCACAGGCAGCCCTGTTATCAGCACATCAGACCCCATGAGCAGCCCCTCTTCAAGCTACACTGACATCTTCCCCTCAACTATGGAGTCGACTCCAG GCACTGAGCCCTCTTCCCCTGCCACCAGCTCAGCCCAGACCTCAGAGGTTACCCTCAGCACGCCTACGGACCTGACAATGCTGCCGCCAGTCTGCCCCTCTGGCTCGTCCAACACCA GTGCATCTCACCTCTTTCTGTCGCTGCGGCTAACCACCCCCCTGGACCTGGGGAACACTACGGTGCAGGAGCTGGTGTTGTCCCAG CTCCGTAAGGACCTGCAGACGGCGTTCCCGTGCGCTGGCCTGTCTCTGGCATGGCGAGGGAGGAGGAGGACCTGA